One genomic region from Prionailurus bengalensis isolate Pbe53 chromosome C1, Fcat_Pben_1.1_paternal_pri, whole genome shotgun sequence encodes:
- the NIF3L1 gene encoding NIF3-like protein 1 isoform X1: MLSRVLLTPSTIRLVHSLIGSSSRSFMDLKVLLSSLNDFASLSLAESWDNVGLLVEPSPPHTVNTLFLTNDLTEEVMEEALQKKSDLILSYHPPIFRPLTHITWKTWKERLVIQALENRVGIYSPHTAYDAAPQGVNSWLAKGLGVCTSRPIHPSKAANYPTGGTHRVEFSVNSTQHLDKVISAVKEIANISITSFSTRTDDEEQTRISLNCSQEALLQVMAFLSQNRQFYQKTEILLLEKPPLPQTGMGRLCTLDEPASLATMIERIKRHLKLAHVRLALGVGRTLESPVRVVALCAGSGSTVLQGVEADLYLTGEMSHHDVLDAASQGINVILCEHSNTERGFLSDLRDMLGAHLENKINIILSERDRDPLHVI, translated from the exons atgttatctCGTGTACTCCTCACTCCCTCAACAATCCGGCTTGTTCATTCCCTGATCGGCAGTTCTTCCCGTTCCTTCATGGATTTGAAggttctcctttcctccttgaaTGACTTTGCATCCCTCTCACTTGCTGAGAGTTGGGACAATGTTGGATTGCTGGTGGAACCAAGCCCACCACACACTGTAAACACACTCTTCCTTACCAATGACTTGACCGAGGAAGTGATGGAGGAGGCGCTGCAAAAGAAGTCGGATCTTATTCTCTCCTACCATCCGCCTATTTTCCGACCTTTGACGCACATAACCTGGAAAACATGGAAGGAGCGCCTGGTGATTCaggctctggaaaacagagttgGTATTTACTCTCCTCACACAGCCTATGATGCTGCACCCCAGGGAGTCAATAGCTGGTTGGCTAAAGGGCTTG GAGTTTGCACCTCCAGGCCCATACATCCTTCCAAAGCTGCCAACTACCCAACGGGGGGAACGCAcagagtagaattcagtgttAACTCCACCCAACACCTGGACAAAGTCATTTCTGCAGTGAAAGAAATTGCAAATATTTCTATCACTTCTTTTTCTACTAG gactGATGATGAAGAACAAACACGGATTAGTCTGAATTGTAGTCAGGAGGCTTTGTTACAGGTGATGGCTTTTCTTTCCCAGAACAGACAATTCTATCAGAAGACTGAAATTCTGTTACTGGAgaag CCTCCACTTCCGCAAACTGGGATGGGACGGTTGTGCACACTGGATGAGCCTGCTTCCTTGGCAACCATGATTGAGCGAATCAAAAGGCACCTTAAACTAGCTCATGTTCGCCTTGCTCTTGGGGTAGGAAGGACCTTAG AGTCTCCAGTCAGAGTCGTGGCCCTGTGTGCTGGTTCTGGGAGCACCGTGCTGCAGGGGGTAGAGGCTGACCTTTACCTCACAG GTGAGATGTCCCATCATGATGTTCTGGATGCTGCATCCCAAGGAATAAATGTCATCCTCTGTGAACATAGCAACACTGAACGAGGTTTTCTTTCTGATCTTCGAGATATGCTGGGTGCTCACTTGGAAAATAAGATTAATATTATCCTGTCGGAAAGAGACAGGGACCCTCTTCATGTGATTTAA
- the NIF3L1 gene encoding NIF3-like protein 1 isoform X2: MLSRVLLTPSTIRLVHSLIGSSSRSFMDLKVLLSSLNDFASLSLAESWDNVGLLVEPSPPHTVNTLFLTNDLTEEVMEEALQKKSDLILSYHPPIFRPLTHITWKTWKERLVIQALENRVGIYSPHTAYDAAPQGVNSWLAKGLGVCTSRPIHPSKAANYPTGGTHRVEFSVNSTQHLDKVISAVKEIANISITSFSTRTDDEEQTRISLNCSQEALLQVMAFLSQNRQFYQKTEILLLEKSLQSESWPCVLVLGAPCCRG; encoded by the exons atgttatctCGTGTACTCCTCACTCCCTCAACAATCCGGCTTGTTCATTCCCTGATCGGCAGTTCTTCCCGTTCCTTCATGGATTTGAAggttctcctttcctccttgaaTGACTTTGCATCCCTCTCACTTGCTGAGAGTTGGGACAATGTTGGATTGCTGGTGGAACCAAGCCCACCACACACTGTAAACACACTCTTCCTTACCAATGACTTGACCGAGGAAGTGATGGAGGAGGCGCTGCAAAAGAAGTCGGATCTTATTCTCTCCTACCATCCGCCTATTTTCCGACCTTTGACGCACATAACCTGGAAAACATGGAAGGAGCGCCTGGTGATTCaggctctggaaaacagagttgGTATTTACTCTCCTCACACAGCCTATGATGCTGCACCCCAGGGAGTCAATAGCTGGTTGGCTAAAGGGCTTG GAGTTTGCACCTCCAGGCCCATACATCCTTCCAAAGCTGCCAACTACCCAACGGGGGGAACGCAcagagtagaattcagtgttAACTCCACCCAACACCTGGACAAAGTCATTTCTGCAGTGAAAGAAATTGCAAATATTTCTATCACTTCTTTTTCTACTAG gactGATGATGAAGAACAAACACGGATTAGTCTGAATTGTAGTCAGGAGGCTTTGTTACAGGTGATGGCTTTTCTTTCCCAGAACAGACAATTCTATCAGAAGACTGAAATTCTGTTACTGGAgaag AGTCTCCAGTCAGAGTCGTGGCCCTGTGTGCTGGTTCTGGGAGCACCGTGCTGCAGGGGGTAG